A window of Desulfovibrio desulfuricans DSM 642 contains these coding sequences:
- a CDS encoding DUF4125 family protein, producing the protein MQEIFDREAALAEIIERELAMFLATNNEGGVSECQTRPDTFRAMRKMAHSAHEDAVLDSYLADLRQAEVNSRNLMVEKYARMDDRLPPLSTSPLLDEIADAEEAFLHEAQTRYPHVIKSNGQGMFRRYLRCELETLSDRTLELYAAQVRRARQQGRNLVVERHDFLMRLLGKGGIDACEAAAQGK; encoded by the coding sequence ATGCAGGAAATTTTTGATCGGGAAGCAGCGCTTGCCGAGATCATTGAACGCGAGCTTGCCATGTTTTTGGCCACCAACAACGAGGGCGGCGTTTCAGAATGCCAGACCCGGCCAGACACCTTTCGCGCTATGCGCAAAATGGCCCATTCCGCGCACGAAGATGCCGTGCTGGATTCGTACCTTGCCGATTTGCGGCAGGCGGAAGTGAACAGCCGCAACCTCATGGTTGAAAAATACGCCCGCATGGACGACCGTTTGCCGCCCCTGAGCACAAGCCCGCTGCTGGATGAAATCGCCGATGCCGAAGAGGCCTTTCTGCATGAGGCTCAGACGCGCTATCCGCACGTCATAAAAAGCAACGGTCAGGGTATGTTTCGCCGTTACCTGCGCTGCGAGCTTGAAACGCTTTCGGACAGAACGCTGGAACTCTACGCCGCGCAGGTGCGCCGCGCGCGCCAGCAAGGCCGTAACCTTGTGGTGGAGCGGCACGACTTTTTGATGCGCCTGCTGGGCAAGGGCGGCATTGACGCCTGCGAAGCCGCAGCGCAGGGCAAATAG
- a CDS encoding NAD(P)-dependent oxidoreductase, which produces MEFGFIGVGAMGGPLARNLIRAGKTVHVYNRSAEGRDKTIAAGKCGVPAMSMADMAPCKVVFTCLALPEHLTEKALGPDGLYAHMQPGSVHVELSTIDSHTAFALAEAADRQGIAYIQCTLGKTPAHAERGEAPLFVGGDQQAIAGLAEVWPILGVFNNVGTVEAACAVKLVSNLVGMANLAVLSEGLRIGEAAGVEKNLLLQLLGETGAQSFQLDARGKSMAQGEYDPPRFALELALKDLRLGCGMAHGMNVDVPLLDMVFARFGRGEAAGLGKKDCAAVHEV; this is translated from the coding sequence ATGGAATTTGGTTTTATCGGCGTAGGCGCAATGGGCGGGCCGCTGGCGCGCAATCTTATTCGCGCGGGCAAAACCGTGCACGTTTACAACCGTAGCGCCGAGGGAAGGGACAAAACCATTGCCGCCGGAAAATGCGGCGTACCCGCCATGAGCATGGCGGACATGGCTCCCTGCAAAGTCGTATTCACCTGCCTGGCCCTGCCGGAACATCTGACGGAAAAAGCGCTTGGCCCGGATGGCCTGTACGCGCACATGCAGCCCGGTTCCGTGCATGTGGAACTTTCGACCATCGATTCCCATACTGCCTTTGCCCTTGCCGAAGCCGCAGACAGGCAGGGTATTGCCTACATTCAATGCACCCTTGGCAAAACGCCAGCCCATGCGGAACGCGGCGAAGCCCCGCTCTTTGTGGGCGGCGACCAGCAGGCCATTGCCGGGCTGGCCGAAGTCTGGCCCATTCTTGGCGTGTTCAACAATGTGGGTACGGTGGAAGCAGCCTGCGCGGTCAAGCTGGTCAGCAATCTTGTGGGCATGGCAAATCTTGCTGTTTTGAGCGAGGGGCTGCGCATAGGCGAGGCCGCCGGGGTGGAAAAAAACCTGCTGCTGCAACTGCTTGGCGAAACTGGCGCGCAAAGTTTTCAGCTTGATGCCAGGGGAAAATCCATGGCCCAAGGGGAGTATGATCCCCCGAGGTTCGCGCTGGAACTTGCCCTCAAAGATCTGCGCCTTGGCTGCGGTATGGCTCACGGCATGAATGTGGATGTGCCCCTGCTGGATATGGTTTTTGCCCGGTTCGGCCGTGGCGAGGCTGCGGGGCTGGGCAAGAAGGACTGCGCAGCGGTGCACGAAGTTTAG